One Nitrospirota bacterium DNA segment encodes these proteins:
- a CDS encoding tRNA-dihydrouridine synthase family protein: MEISAPPVIKVQLGARRCDRAYATIVRTMNSETDTQTAPQAIEIRGLRIDPPLLLAPMAGLTHSALRRIMTGFGGVGLLSTEMLSAKRLPTESPRVSPYLIRSETENPLSYQLLTSNDREIGRAIDKLHACGADAVDLNMGCPSTAVGKFGAGVMLMEQPDEARRITAEARKCTSLPLSAKIRLGSDADSTKLKAFCCMLEGEGIDMLTVHARFRHEPFARNPRWEYIAEIKECIKIPVIANGGIFSIEDAEKCLRVSGADGLMLGRGAIIKPWLFAEIGRSIYGKDVPAPEVSLPDMYAAFIGALTTDYRPIYRLGRLKAFTHYFARNYKFGHTLACKVQTSSSMEEARERAWTFFETTSIE, translated from the coding sequence ATGGAAATCTCCGCCCCTCCAGTTATCAAGGTGCAGCTGGGTGCAAGGAGATGTGACCGTGCATATGCTACAATTGTGCGGACCATGAATAGTGAAACAGACACGCAGACAGCGCCGCAGGCTATAGAGATACGCGGGTTGAGGATCGATCCGCCGCTCCTGCTTGCGCCTATGGCAGGCCTGACCCACAGCGCCCTCAGGCGCATAATGACCGGCTTTGGCGGGGTCGGTCTGCTTTCGACCGAAATGCTCTCGGCAAAAAGACTGCCGACTGAAAGTCCCCGCGTCTCGCCGTATCTGATCAGGAGCGAGACGGAAAACCCTCTTTCCTATCAGCTCCTGACCTCCAATGACAGGGAGATCGGCCGGGCCATCGACAAACTTCACGCCTGCGGAGCAGATGCTGTTGACCTGAATATGGGCTGTCCCTCTACCGCGGTCGGAAAGTTCGGCGCAGGCGTCATGCTGATGGAGCAGCCGGATGAAGCACGCCGCATCACAGCTGAGGCAAGAAAATGCACCTCCCTGCCGCTGAGTGCGAAGATCCGGCTTGGCAGCGACGCTGACAGCACGAAACTAAAGGCCTTCTGCTGCATGCTCGAAGGCGAGGGCATCGACATGCTTACGGTACATGCCCGGTTCAGGCATGAGCCTTTTGCAAGAAACCCGCGCTGGGAATATATCGCAGAGATCAAGGAATGCATCAAAATACCGGTCATTGCCAACGGCGGAATATTTTCTATAGAGGATGCCGAAAAATGCCTGAGAGTCTCCGGCGCTGACGGCCTGATGCTCGGGCGCGGTGCGATCATAAAACCATGGCTCTTCGCCGAAATCGGACGAAGCATATACGGTAAAGATGTCCCGGCCCCTGAGGTTTCGCTGCCTGATATGTATGCTGCCTTTATCGGGGCCTTAACCACGGATTACCGCCCCATTTACCGTTTAGGCAGGCTGAAGGCATTTACCCACTACTTTGCCCGAAACTATAAGTTCGGACATACGCTGGCCTGCAAGGTCCAGACAAGCAGCAGTATGGAGGAGGCACGGGAAAGGGCCTGGACGTTCTTTGAGACCACGAGTATTGAATGA
- a CDS encoding DMT family transporter: MNNTSNRWFHIKLVAGIIAISFSPLAVKLVSFSTTVSAFYRSFYAALFFLILSLCRSKEEFGQKHFRWLLPSVLGGIFLGIDLAVWHKTILFLGAGPATFLGNSQIIFITLFAAIVFKEKIPVIYYLTVVLVMAGLYLLTPFETSSASRTTGYMLGLIVGFTYAGMLICLRYAKARSAGKYPELLSLSAVFGASALVIALYAVIGEQATLLVWDGRSHGIMMVTAFMCQTLGWYLINNSITRIPAHEGSLLLMLQPLLATVWGCVFFLEPLGTIQVLGIILTLVGIIVYQLRGASGARFGFEE, translated from the coding sequence ATGAACAATACGTCAAACAGATGGTTCCACATCAAACTTGTTGCCGGAATCATTGCCATAAGTTTTTCGCCTCTTGCAGTGAAGCTCGTAAGCTTCAGCACCACCGTAAGCGCTTTTTACCGGTCGTTCTACGCTGCATTATTTTTTCTGATCTTGTCACTGTGCCGCTCTAAGGAGGAATTTGGCCAAAAGCATTTCAGATGGCTTCTGCCCTCTGTCCTAGGCGGAATATTTCTCGGTATAGACCTTGCGGTTTGGCATAAGACCATACTCTTTCTTGGAGCAGGGCCTGCAACATTTCTCGGAAATTCCCAGATCATCTTTATTACGTTGTTTGCTGCCATTGTATTTAAGGAAAAGATACCCGTGATCTATTATCTGACGGTTGTCCTGGTGATGGCCGGACTCTATCTTCTGACACCGTTCGAAACGTCATCAGCAAGCCGGACAACAGGATATATGCTCGGACTGATCGTCGGCTTCACCTATGCCGGCATGCTGATATGCCTGCGATATGCCAAGGCTCGGTCAGCAGGGAAATATCCTGAACTGCTTTCCCTCAGCGCGGTATTTGGAGCGTCAGCGCTGGTGATTGCCCTGTATGCCGTGATTGGGGAGCAGGCGACCCTTCTGGTATGGGATGGCAGAAGCCACGGGATCATGATGGTCACAGCCTTCATGTGCCAGACGCTTGGCTGGTATTTAATCAATAACAGCATTACCCGGATACCGGCGCATGAGGGAAGCCTTCTTCTGATGCTGCAGCCGCTTCTTGCTACCGTATGGGGGTGCGTATTTTTCCTCGAACCGCTTGGCACAATACAGGTGTTGGGTATTATTCTGACGCTCGTTGGGATAATTGTCTATCAACTGAGGGGAGCATCAGGGGCAAGATTCGGATTTGAGGAGTAG